A stretch of Bordetella genomosp. 13 DNA encodes these proteins:
- a CDS encoding OST-HTH/LOTUS domain-containing protein, with protein MKAIVAHHEISGPAHSQEAIRAARIEDAATKTLGTLVGQLFGSYVVTDGNGGKERDDDLPGDVISFRTRVQLSLSAQDYAKTQADLKDLVSLRNTLVHHFIDQHDLWTVDGCRAAQDELGSAYTRIDQHFEQLRGWAEHMDQARRLAAEFVQSDVFHDLVVNGIAPDGTVDWPAAGIVRALREAAAQLAVEGWTPIVAAGRWIADRHPEQLPAKYGCSSWRQVVHECRLFELRYREVEGQRAAWYRPREA; from the coding sequence ATGAAAGCCATCGTGGCGCACCACGAGATTTCAGGCCCGGCGCATTCGCAGGAGGCCATTCGCGCAGCGCGGATCGAAGATGCCGCGACCAAGACCCTGGGCACGTTGGTCGGACAACTGTTTGGTTCGTATGTCGTCACCGATGGAAATGGTGGCAAGGAACGCGACGACGATCTTCCCGGCGACGTGATTTCCTTTCGCACGCGCGTGCAACTGAGCCTGTCTGCGCAGGACTACGCCAAGACCCAGGCCGACCTCAAAGACCTGGTCTCGCTGCGCAACACCTTGGTGCACCACTTCATCGACCAGCACGATCTATGGACCGTGGACGGGTGCCGCGCTGCACAGGACGAACTCGGTTCCGCCTACACGCGCATCGATCAACACTTCGAGCAGCTGCGCGGCTGGGCCGAGCACATGGATCAGGCGCGGCGCCTGGCAGCGGAGTTCGTCCAGTCGGATGTGTTCCACGACCTGGTGGTCAATGGCATCGCGCCGGACGGCACGGTGGACTGGCCGGCCGCCGGCATCGTTCGCGCGCTGCGCGAGGCCGCCGCGCAGTTGGCCGTCGAGGGCTGGACACCCATCGTCGCCGCTGGCCGCTGGATCGCGGACCGGCATCCCGAGCAGCTTCCAGCCAAGTACGGCTGCAGCAGTTGGCGGCAGGTGGTGCACGAGTGCCGCCTGTTCGAGCTTCGCTACCGTGAGGTGGAGGGGCAACGGGCCGCCTGGTACAGACCTCGCGAGGCATAG
- a CDS encoding single-stranded DNA-binding protein, with product MSTHFSGEGNIGSAPEYREFTNGNDEPRRLLRLNVYFDNPVPKKDGEYEDRGGFWAPVELWHRDAEHWASLYQKGMRVLVDGRTVRDEWEDADENERVTFKIEARRVGILPYRVEAVVLGTKPAAGQ from the coding sequence ATGAGCACGCATTTCAGCGGCGAAGGCAACATCGGTTCTGCGCCCGAGTACCGCGAGTTCACCAACGGCAACGACGAACCGCGGCGTCTGCTGCGCCTGAACGTCTACTTCGACAACCCGGTGCCGAAGAAGGACGGTGAATACGAGGACCGCGGCGGCTTTTGGGCGCCGGTGGAACTGTGGCATCGCGATGCCGAGCACTGGGCCAGTCTCTACCAGAAAGGCATGCGCGTACTGGTCGATGGCCGCACGGTGCGCGACGAGTGGGAGGATGCCGACGAGAACGAACGGGTCACGTTCAAGATCGAGGCCAGGCGTGTGGGCATCCTGCCGTATCGCGTCGAGGCGGTGGTGCTCGGCACCAAGCCGGCCGCCGGCCAATAG
- a CDS encoding PFL_4669 family integrating conjugative element protein codes for MANERTEPLQLNLGSLRSAMSLTLHTHHASRIWHGRAPTEGRPGIIGLNGFIGAMNKMKRGAEQDDPYSDWWMLRIEDKLADTKTRLQTLREQVDQALADVPPALSLGENMNVQPVKLPLFVNAQLGFMAVYLLADYDDLARKLILAHHTALIDRSTLERWLNDGAHALRSLFSLAQQYRYSGTQRDDFAANNAAARVALEKYGPLPQEVLEGTHRSRFAPPLVRRTPLTAMQREPAEARASTPAATADEAEAVATDEDTAKPDKPKRSRKSAKATESTDGDAPA; via the coding sequence ATGGCCAACGAACGCACAGAACCCCTGCAACTGAATCTCGGATCGCTGCGCAGCGCGATGTCGCTGACGCTGCACACGCACCACGCTTCGCGCATCTGGCACGGCCGTGCGCCGACCGAGGGGCGCCCCGGCATCATCGGACTCAACGGCTTCATCGGCGCCATGAACAAGATGAAGCGCGGCGCCGAGCAGGACGACCCGTACTCGGACTGGTGGATGTTGCGGATCGAAGACAAGCTCGCCGACACCAAGACCCGCCTGCAGACCCTGCGCGAACAGGTGGATCAGGCCCTGGCCGACGTGCCGCCAGCGCTGTCGCTGGGCGAGAACATGAACGTGCAGCCGGTGAAGCTGCCGCTGTTCGTGAATGCACAGCTCGGCTTCATGGCGGTCTACCTGCTGGCCGACTACGACGACCTGGCCCGCAAGCTGATCCTGGCCCACCACACGGCGCTGATCGACCGCAGCACCTTGGAGCGCTGGCTCAACGATGGCGCGCACGCCTTGCGCAGCCTGTTCTCGCTGGCCCAGCAGTACCGCTATTCCGGCACCCAGCGCGATGACTTCGCTGCGAACAACGCCGCGGCGCGTGTCGCACTGGAGAAATACGGGCCGCTGCCGCAGGAGGTGCTCGAAGGCACACACCGCTCGCGCTTCGCGCCGCCCTTGGTGCGCCGCACTCCACTGACCGCCATGCAGCGCGAACCTGCCGAGGCCAGGGCCAGCACACCGGCGGCAACCGCGGACGAGGCCGAAGCCGTTGCGACGGACGAGGACACCGCCAAGCCCGACAAACCCAAGAGGTCGAGGAAGTCCGCCAAGGCGACCGAATCCACCGATGGGGATGCACCAGCATGA
- a CDS encoding DNA topoisomerase III, which yields MRVFLCEKPSQGKDIARVLGAGQRGSGCYSGSGTVVTWCIGHLIEAVPPEGYGEQYKRWSIEQLPIIPERWRVEVKASVAAQFKVVKHLVAQASELVIATDADREGEMIAREILDLCSYRGPIQRLWLSALNDASIRKALGALKPSAETLSLYYSALARSRADWLIGMNLSRLFTVLGRQAGYSGVLSVGRVQTPTLRLVVDRDREIARFVSVPYWTVEVLLAQSGHSFGAHWLPPDSTSDAAGRCLQQPVAQHAADRIRADREARVVSVETERVREAAPLPFDLGTLQEVCSRQLGLDVQETLDIAQALYETHKATTYPRSDSGYLPESMLAEVPAVLGALLATDPGLRPLIDKLDRSQRSRAWNDDKVTAHHGIIPTLEPTRLSAMSEKEQAVYGLIRSHYLAQFLPHHEFDRTTAVLTSGGQPLQATGKQVVVPGWRLALVNAGPEKSDDEPAQRGQILPPLTSGMQCGVEQVEMKALKTLPPKPYTQGELIKAMKGVAKLVTDPRLKQKLKETTGIGTEATRASIINGLLGRSYLLKKGRAIRASDAAFTLIDAVPVAIADPGTTAIWEQALDMIEAGQMTLDTFIEKQSAWITQLVQQHRGTRLSLKLPPTPACPLCTSPMRQRTGKSGIFWSCSRYPDCKGTLPVESSTGKRPAPRKRRASPKAS from the coding sequence ATGCGCGTGTTCCTGTGCGAGAAGCCTTCGCAAGGCAAGGACATCGCCCGCGTGCTGGGCGCCGGCCAGCGAGGTTCCGGCTGCTACAGCGGTTCGGGTACCGTCGTGACCTGGTGCATCGGCCATCTGATCGAAGCGGTTCCGCCCGAAGGCTACGGCGAGCAGTACAAGCGCTGGTCCATCGAGCAACTACCTATCATTCCCGAGCGCTGGCGCGTCGAGGTCAAGGCTTCGGTCGCAGCGCAATTCAAGGTGGTCAAGCACCTCGTCGCCCAAGCGAGCGAGTTGGTGATCGCCACCGACGCCGATCGCGAAGGCGAAATGATCGCCCGCGAAATCCTCGACCTGTGCAGCTACCGCGGCCCAATCCAGCGGCTGTGGCTGTCGGCGCTCAACGATGCATCGATCCGCAAAGCGCTGGGCGCGTTGAAGCCTTCGGCCGAGACGCTGTCGTTGTACTACTCGGCCCTGGCCCGCTCGCGTGCCGACTGGCTGATCGGCATGAACCTGAGTCGGCTGTTCACCGTGCTCGGACGCCAAGCCGGCTACTCGGGCGTGCTGTCGGTCGGTCGGGTACAGACCCCCACGCTGCGCCTGGTGGTCGACCGCGACCGCGAGATCGCTAGGTTCGTATCCGTGCCGTACTGGACGGTCGAGGTCTTGCTGGCTCAGTCGGGCCACTCCTTCGGCGCCCATTGGCTGCCGCCCGACAGCACCTCCGATGCGGCGGGACGCTGCCTCCAGCAGCCGGTGGCGCAGCACGCAGCCGATCGTATCCGCGCCGACCGCGAGGCGCGGGTGGTGTCGGTCGAGACCGAGCGCGTGCGGGAAGCCGCACCGCTGCCGTTCGACCTGGGTACCTTGCAGGAAGTGTGTTCGCGCCAGCTCGGCCTCGATGTGCAGGAGACGCTGGACATTGCCCAGGCGCTGTACGAAACGCACAAGGCGACGACCTATCCACGCTCCGACTCGGGCTACCTGCCCGAAAGCATGCTGGCCGAAGTGCCGGCCGTCCTCGGTGCCTTGCTCGCCACCGATCCCGGCCTGCGACCGCTAATCGATAAGCTGGACCGCAGCCAACGTTCACGCGCGTGGAATGACGACAAGGTGACGGCTCACCACGGCATCATCCCGACGCTGGAACCCACCCGGCTTTCAGCCATGTCGGAGAAGGAACAGGCGGTGTACGGCCTGATCCGGTCCCACTACCTGGCGCAGTTCCTGCCGCACCATGAGTTCGATCGGACCACAGCGGTGTTGACCAGCGGTGGCCAGCCACTGCAGGCGACCGGCAAGCAGGTGGTCGTGCCTGGCTGGCGCCTGGCGTTGGTCAATGCTGGTCCGGAGAAGTCGGATGATGAGCCGGCGCAGCGCGGTCAGATCCTGCCGCCGCTGACCAGCGGCATGCAGTGCGGCGTCGAGCAAGTTGAGATGAAGGCGCTGAAGACCTTGCCACCCAAGCCCTACACCCAGGGCGAACTGATCAAGGCCATGAAGGGTGTTGCCAAGTTGGTGACCGACCCGCGACTGAAGCAGAAGCTCAAGGAAACGACGGGTATCGGCACCGAAGCCACGCGCGCCAGCATCATCAACGGCCTGCTGGGCCGTAGCTATCTGCTGAAGAAAGGCCGCGCCATCCGCGCGTCGGATGCGGCCTTCACGCTGATCGATGCGGTGCCGGTGGCGATTGCCGATCCGGGCACCACGGCGATCTGGGAGCAGGCGCTGGACATGATCGAGGCCGGCCAGATGACGCTGGACACCTTTATCGAGAAGCAGTCGGCCTGGATCACGCAGTTGGTCCAGCAGCACCGCGGCACCAGGTTGTCCCTCAAGCTGCCGCCGACGCCGGCCTGCCCGTTGTGCACGTCGCCGATGCGCCAGCGCACCGGCAAGAGCGGCATCTTTTGGTCGTGCAGCCGCTACCCAGACTGCAAGGGCACACTGCCTGTCGAATCTTCGACGGGCAAACGCCCGGCGCCGCGCAAGCGGCGCGCGTCACCCAAGGCGTCCTGA
- a CDS encoding ParB family protein, whose amino-acid sequence MAELTPQDMAAKLLATGFERSGPSAATLSDPIADTPMAVTLDQLRPYDHDPRVTRNPAYAEIKASIRERGLDAPPAITRRPGEAHYIIRNGGNTRLAILRELWSETKEERFFRIACLFRPWPARGEIVALTGHLAENELRGGLTFIERALGIEKAREFYEQESGQALSQSELARRLTADGYPVPQSHISRMNDAVRYLLPAIPTLLYGGLGRHQVDRLAVLRKACERTWERRALGRTVAVDFATLFQDVLTQFDTQPDDFSPQRVQDELVGQMAELLEADYDTLALEINDSESRQRALTSEPAAPTPPAAPVVPAAPPPQVSASQQPPVSSVPRDTTPVAPAAPAATPPASPEAPEDQHGQRDERLQGHIVTPAPTTDRLQSIQRMVADQLGDKLPDFEADALRAIPVQVGGLYPISDVWYVEPGLDVPDRLRVHIAQFAREIAGEAAVADHIEASDGGIGFVCVAPVVGQAKALPAFARAVLTLLHALSAAPPSANGLDRARLADELAALLHGHGGSATRLSDAALVKLFRLLRLARRLLDQEAGVAGQES is encoded by the coding sequence GTGGCTGAGCTGACGCCGCAGGACATGGCTGCCAAGCTGCTGGCCACCGGTTTCGAGCGCAGCGGCCCTTCGGCCGCGACCTTGAGCGACCCCATCGCCGACACGCCGATGGCGGTGACGCTGGACCAGTTGCGGCCCTACGACCACGACCCGCGCGTGACGCGCAACCCGGCCTATGCGGAGATCAAGGCGTCCATCCGCGAACGCGGGCTCGACGCGCCCCCCGCGATCACGCGCAGGCCGGGCGAGGCGCACTACATCATTCGCAACGGCGGCAATACGCGGCTGGCGATCCTGCGCGAGTTGTGGAGCGAGACCAAGGAGGAACGCTTCTTCCGCATTGCGTGCCTGTTCCGCCCGTGGCCGGCGCGCGGCGAAATCGTGGCGCTGACCGGACATCTGGCCGAGAACGAGCTGCGCGGCGGGCTGACCTTCATCGAGCGGGCCTTGGGCATCGAGAAGGCGCGCGAGTTCTACGAGCAGGAAAGCGGCCAGGCGCTGTCGCAGAGCGAACTCGCGCGGCGGCTGACTGCCGACGGCTATCCGGTGCCGCAGTCACACATCAGCCGCATGAACGATGCGGTGCGCTATCTGCTGCCGGCGATCCCGACGCTGTTGTACGGCGGATTGGGCCGGCATCAGGTGGACCGGCTCGCGGTGCTGCGCAAGGCGTGCGAGCGCACCTGGGAGCGGCGTGCGCTGGGCCGCACCGTGGCCGTGGACTTCGCCACCTTGTTTCAGGACGTGCTGACGCAGTTCGACACACAGCCGGACGACTTCTCGCCGCAGCGAGTGCAGGACGAGCTGGTGGGCCAGATGGCCGAGTTGCTGGAGGCGGACTACGACACGCTGGCGCTGGAGATCAACGACAGCGAAAGCCGCCAGCGTGCGCTGACCAGCGAACCGGCGGCGCCGACGCCACCTGCAGCGCCTGTCGTGCCTGCTGCTCCTCCCCCGCAGGTCTCCGCGTCTCAGCAGCCACCCGTCTCGTCTGTGCCGCGCGACACCACGCCGGTCGCGCCTGCGGCGCCAGCAGCGACACCGCCTGCATCGCCCGAAGCGCCGGAGGACCAACACGGGCAACGCGACGAGCGCCTGCAAGGGCACATCGTGACACCGGCACCGACCACCGACCGCCTGCAGTCCATCCAGCGGATGGTCGCGGACCAGCTCGGCGACAAGCTGCCCGACTTCGAGGCCGATGCGCTGCGCGCGATCCCCGTGCAGGTCGGCGGGCTCTATCCCATCTCGGACGTTTGGTACGTCGAGCCGGGGCTGGACGTACCGGATCGCCTGCGCGTGCACATCGCGCAGTTCGCGCGCGAGATCGCCGGGGAAGCGGCGGTAGCCGATCACATCGAGGCCAGCGACGGCGGCATCGGCTTCGTCTGCGTGGCGCCAGTTGTGGGCCAGGCGAAGGCGCTGCCGGCGTTCGCGCGGGCGGTGCTGACCCTGCTGCATGCGCTGAGTGCGGCTCCGCCCTCCGCGAACGGATTGGACCGCGCGCGGCTGGCCGACGAGCTGGCGGCGCTGCTGCATGGCCACGGCGGCTCGGCCACACGCCTGAGCGATGCTGCACTGGTGAAGCTGTTCCGTCTGCTGCGTCTGGCGCGCCGGCTGCTGGACCAGGAAGCCGGCGTAGCGGGCCAGGAATCCTGA
- a CDS encoding DUF5983 family protein produces MSIQSNPFVRGYQNLRIVRTLCITYEDDSPPVWRLLHSSQAHLPDDQVAQFPCIFCNDFALITEGQEISEELEDQCQTEGIVRTVTYAVAGDDFGQPVHVGDTYSDEAAREVIRRLTFDTGFYSRCWEISSAHITEDAGRYLAELADIATPTRFLFVAFRIPYSPAIGVKLIATPWTDENLGHVEGITAEDLRREHLKKAMPESLVNVLHLAAQADVRILILDADAQILEGLPIFEE; encoded by the coding sequence ATGTCCATCCAATCGAATCCGTTCGTTCGCGGTTATCAGAACCTGCGCATCGTCCGCACGCTTTGCATCACCTACGAGGACGACAGCCCACCGGTCTGGCGGCTACTTCACTCCAGCCAGGCTCATCTGCCTGACGATCAGGTCGCACAGTTCCCCTGCATCTTCTGCAACGACTTTGCCCTGATCACCGAGGGCCAGGAGATCAGCGAGGAACTCGAGGATCAATGCCAGACCGAGGGCATCGTGCGAACCGTGACCTATGCGGTTGCCGGCGATGACTTCGGCCAGCCTGTCCATGTCGGCGACACCTATTCCGACGAGGCCGCACGCGAAGTCATCCGGCGCCTGACATTCGATACCGGCTTCTACAGCCGCTGCTGGGAGATCAGTTCCGCCCACATCACCGAAGATGCCGGGCGCTACCTGGCCGAGCTGGCCGACATCGCCACGCCGACCCGGTTTCTGTTCGTCGCGTTCCGCATTCCGTACAGCCCGGCGATCGGGGTCAAGCTGATCGCCACGCCCTGGACGGACGAGAACCTCGGCCATGTCGAGGGCATCACGGCCGAAGACCTGCGTCGGGAGCATCTCAAGAAGGCCATGCCCGAGAGCCTGGTCAACGTCCTGCACCTGGCAGCGCAGGCCGACGTGCGCATCCTGATCCTCGATGCGGACGCGCAGATCCTGGAAGGTCTGCCGATCTTCGAGGAGTGA
- a CDS encoding STY4534 family ICE replication protein: MTTSSEKSFFDLHITGLGYLNRIREVKPKKGEPFLACDIAALNGPSNAPEYRRFDVRVSGSEAQHLVRRCEEAVKAERKVLIGFRLGDLWTDIFTYSKGKNAGQQGVSLKARLLFVNWIKIDGEMVYKAEPKTTDDAASEDAPAPSSASAAQDAPASEAAANDDADAPADAPALAESF, translated from the coding sequence ATGACCACTTCATCCGAAAAATCGTTCTTCGACCTGCACATCACTGGCCTCGGGTATCTCAATCGCATCCGCGAAGTGAAGCCCAAGAAAGGTGAGCCGTTCCTGGCCTGCGACATCGCAGCGCTCAATGGTCCGAGCAACGCTCCCGAGTACCGCCGTTTCGACGTGCGGGTGTCCGGCAGCGAAGCTCAGCATCTGGTCCGCCGTTGCGAAGAGGCCGTCAAGGCCGAACGCAAGGTGCTGATCGGCTTCCGCCTCGGCGACCTGTGGACCGACATCTTCACCTACTCCAAGGGGAAGAATGCCGGCCAGCAGGGCGTCAGCCTGAAGGCCCGCCTGCTCTTTGTGAACTGGATCAAGATTGATGGCGAGATGGTCTACAAGGCCGAGCCCAAGACGACCGATGACGCGGCGAGCGAGGATGCACCAGCACCCTCCAGCGCGTCGGCAGCCCAGGACGCGCCCGCATCCGAAGCCGCCGCCAATGACGACGCCGATGCACCCGCTGACGCGCCGGCCCTGGCCGAGTCGTTCTGA
- a CDS encoding DUF2857 domain-containing protein, with protein MSAPHPLNQAVIAQALHDLRNGQLRRCKAMGFGEEELDALKHPELVSMLVNATVSWCSVSVNREVLKRLLSQVHDVEREIATVDRMLRLGASTEMVSKFYGLTHQEVALRRDILGLPKRKGRHPVLDEAQDVALWERWKAGVAERHIALTDDMAMLALTMDLAEAMTLPMSVIWSAIRNWIDQGLV; from the coding sequence ATGTCGGCACCGCACCCGCTCAACCAGGCCGTGATCGCCCAGGCCCTGCATGACCTGCGCAACGGCCAGTTGCGCCGCTGCAAGGCCATGGGCTTCGGCGAGGAGGAGCTGGATGCGCTGAAGCACCCCGAACTCGTGAGCATGCTGGTGAATGCCACGGTGTCGTGGTGCTCGGTGTCGGTGAACCGGGAAGTGTTGAAGCGGCTGCTGAGCCAGGTGCACGACGTGGAGCGGGAGATCGCCACGGTGGACCGCATGCTGCGCCTGGGGGCGAGCACGGAGATGGTCAGCAAGTTCTACGGCCTCACGCATCAGGAAGTGGCGCTGCGCCGCGACATCCTCGGGCTGCCCAAGCGCAAGGGCCGGCATCCGGTGCTCGACGAGGCGCAGGACGTGGCCTTGTGGGAGCGCTGGAAGGCCGGCGTCGCCGAGCGCCATATCGCCCTGACCGACGACATGGCGATGCTGGCGCTGACCATGGACCTGGCCGAGGCCATGACCCTGCCCATGTCGGTGATCTGGTCGGCGATACGGAACTGGATCGACCAGGGGCTGGTGTAG
- a CDS encoding STY4528 family pathogenicity island replication protein: MTTGSAPRRDGPVALSMLFDEALRHLEPKEPAQGTAPSQDGFLYSGNRHESVPRALFLDRRLTPLERNAWQVFRLQLNDDGVTAFPTYDQLRPYLASMPCAAQASHETVARALTLLRLTRWLSLVRRRRDPKTGRIQGNLYVLHDEPLSPFEAMQLDPDYLGLVSQALTHAAKAVQVVGMNTLREIAEDPLLSGRTLPTRLQVLAQRMARHGWTTGSYPQEGADHESEEGQEALLRNGARPSSESEAGPKPALDGSLRIPKEDRTVRNDRINEVRTVPRARVLQNLRLPERFLRLKDEQQAGALVALQQVDEAQRQAVLDEWAARCRNSAVRNPAGYLFGIIQKAIRGEFKAWAGESASAPPAPPPPAPSSPPASRVADPEVARAYLAQLREALRER; encoded by the coding sequence ATGACCACGGGCAGCGCACCACGGCGCGATGGCCCGGTTGCGCTGTCGATGTTGTTCGACGAGGCGCTGCGGCACCTTGAGCCGAAGGAACCGGCGCAGGGCACGGCGCCGAGCCAGGACGGCTTTCTCTACAGCGGCAACCGGCACGAGAGCGTCCCGCGCGCGCTGTTCCTCGACCGGCGCCTGACGCCGCTGGAGCGAAACGCCTGGCAGGTGTTCCGCTTGCAGCTCAACGACGACGGCGTGACTGCCTTTCCCACCTACGACCAGCTCCGCCCCTATCTGGCGTCCATGCCCTGCGCGGCGCAAGCCTCGCACGAGACCGTGGCGCGCGCCTTGACGCTGCTGCGGCTGACGCGCTGGCTCAGCCTGGTGCGGCGGCGGCGCGATCCCAAGACCGGCCGTATCCAAGGCAACCTCTACGTGCTGCACGACGAACCGCTGTCGCCCTTCGAGGCGATGCAACTCGACCCCGACTACCTGGGCCTGGTGAGCCAGGCGCTCACGCACGCGGCGAAGGCGGTGCAGGTCGTGGGCATGAACACCCTGCGGGAGATCGCCGAAGACCCGCTGCTCAGCGGGCGCACGCTGCCGACGCGCTTGCAGGTGCTGGCACAGCGCATGGCGCGGCATGGCTGGACGACGGGGAGTTATCCACAGGAGGGTGCGGACCACGAATCCGAAGAAGGCCAGGAAGCCCTGCTTCGGAATGGCGCGCGCCCGTCTTCGGAATCCGAAGCAGGGCCGAAACCCGCGCTGGACGGCTCTCTTCGGATTCCGAAGGAGGACCGTACAGTACGTAATGATCGTATAAATGAAGTACGTACAGTACCGCGCGCGAGGGTCTTGCAGAACCTGCGGCTGCCCGAGCGTTTCCTGCGCTTGAAGGACGAACAGCAGGCCGGCGCGCTGGTGGCGCTGCAGCAGGTGGACGAGGCGCAGCGGCAGGCCGTTCTCGACGAGTGGGCGGCACGCTGCCGCAACAGCGCGGTACGCAACCCGGCCGGCTACCTGTTTGGCATCATCCAGAAGGCGATCCGCGGGGAGTTCAAGGCCTGGGCCGGAGAAAGTGCATCGGCGCCGCCAGCGCCCCCGCCACCTGCGCCATCGTCACCGCCGGCATCCCGTGTGGCTGACCCCGAGGTGGCACGTGCCTACCTGGCACAGCTCCGAGAAGCCTTGCGTGAACGCTGA
- a CDS encoding DUF3275 family protein, with product MINVPGQLAIKTIHGRNGDFNVGRLATSIGEFVIKNAELDQYAEGKYDGDFIITEIRPSTYNTSGRMVIEIRAHLGGMTLSSIDPLSRDEARRLSPQEVDPIDEEAQAPVPVAAPAPAKAKGRKTRDPLVDTTPFGTEKAAKPSLEASAEEDDTALFGALWPLGDSVKLDPTVDRRVLRQQRDRLGVLGYSFAPLSQDWHLATA from the coding sequence ATGATCAATGTTCCAGGCCAACTGGCCATCAAGACCATCCACGGTCGCAACGGCGACTTCAACGTCGGCCGTCTGGCGACTTCCATCGGCGAGTTCGTCATCAAGAATGCCGAACTCGACCAGTACGCCGAAGGCAAGTACGACGGCGACTTCATCATCACCGAGATCCGGCCCTCCACCTACAACACCAGTGGGCGGATGGTGATCGAGATTCGCGCCCACCTGGGCGGTATGACCTTGTCCAGCATCGATCCCCTGAGCCGTGACGAAGCCCGCCGGCTGAGTCCGCAGGAAGTCGATCCGATCGACGAAGAGGCGCAGGCACCTGTGCCTGTCGCAGCCCCGGCACCTGCCAAGGCGAAGGGTCGCAAGACCCGCGATCCGCTGGTCGATACCACGCCGTTCGGCACGGAGAAAGCAGCCAAGCCGTCTCTCGAAGCCTCGGCCGAGGAAGACGACACCGCACTGTTCGGCGCGCTTTGGCCGCTGGGCGACAGCGTCAAGCTCGATCCGACCGTGGATCGTCGTGTCCTGCGTCAGCAGCGCGACCGCCTCGGGGTGCTGGGTTATTCGTTCGCCCCGTTGTCTCAGGACTGGCACCTCGCCACCGCCTGA
- a CDS encoding DUF3158 family protein — MTAQSSAAPRHFMPLEQPDFQRLEHAAYLKGLLKPFKGKGSLEAWASQCMALRDDLIALAMRRVLPQARTYPFNLLGSQLAQQTTGAGTTFLRWRNLDRSSMGVTLWQHLIASPSTPDRLVDDLYAMELQRIALNMQISLTHSIARQALECADKMSQAEAVYLRRVHHGHGVSIQPTTRQEAP, encoded by the coding sequence ATGACGGCGCAATCCTCCGCGGCGCCTCGACACTTCATGCCGCTGGAACAGCCCGACTTCCAGCGACTGGAACACGCCGCCTACCTAAAAGGCCTTTTGAAGCCTTTTAAAGGTAAGGGAAGTCTGGAGGCCTGGGCCAGCCAATGCATGGCGCTGCGCGACGACTTGATCGCGCTGGCGATGAGACGAGTGCTGCCGCAGGCACGCACCTACCCCTTCAACCTGCTCGGCTCGCAACTGGCTCAGCAGACCACTGGCGCAGGCACGACCTTCCTGCGCTGGCGCAACCTCGACCGGTCCAGCATGGGTGTGACGCTGTGGCAGCACCTCATCGCCAGCCCGTCCACGCCCGATCGCCTGGTCGACGATCTCTACGCGATGGAGCTGCAGCGCATCGCGCTGAACATGCAGATCAGCCTGACTCACAGCATTGCCCGCCAGGCCCTGGAATGCGCCGACAAGATGTCCCAGGCCGAGGCGGTCTACCTGCGCCGTGTCCACCACGGGCACGGCGTTTCGATCCAACCCACCACGCGACAGGAGGCACCATGA